One Intestinimonas butyriciproducens genomic window, GGAGTGAAGGTGGGCACGCCCGAGACCTGTACCGATCAGCTCCGCCCCATCCTTTCCAACGCCGCTATTTTTGGCGTGGACCTGTATCAGGCGGGGCTGGGAGAAAAAACAGAAGCCGCGTTCCGGGCCATGCTGGCGGGCCCCGGCGCGGTCCGTACCACTCTGCGCCGGTATTTGAGTGAGAGAGCATGAGGAGCGATCATCCATGAAGATGACATTTCGCTGGTACGGGAGCCAGATGGACCCCATACCGCTGCGTTATATCAAACAGATCCCCAATATGAGCGGTGTGGTGAGCTCCCTGATGGACATGCCCGCCGGGGCCCTGTGGCCCACCGAGCGCATCCAGGCCCTGAAGCAGGAGGTCAACGACGCAGGGCTGGAGCTGGAGGTCATCGAGAGCGTCAACGTCCATGAGGATATCAAGCTGGGCCTGCCCGGCCGGGACGAGTACATCGACAATTACTGCAAGACCATTGAACGGCTGGGACAGGCGGGCGTGAAGGTCATCTGCTACAATTTCATGCCGGTCTTTGACTGGACCCGCAGCGACCTGTTCAAGCCACGCGCCGACGGGGCCACCGTACTGGCCTATGACCAGGCTGTCATCGACAAGATCACCGATCCCCAGGACTTTGCCGACCGGATCCAGCAGGGGGCGGGCGAGTTCGAGATGGCCGGGTGGGAGCCGGAGCGCATGGCGGAGATCAAGCACCTCTTCGCCCAGTATCAGAGCGTCTCCCATGAGGACCTTTTCCGCAATCTGCGCTATTTCCTGGAGGCCGTTATCCCGGTCTGTGAGCGGTACGACGTCAAAATGGCCATCCATCCGGACGATCCCCCCTGGGATATTTTCGGCCTGCCAAGGATCTGTACCAACCGGGACAATGTGACGCGCATCCTCTCCCTGGTGGACAGTCCCTGCAACGGCCTGACGCTGTGCTCCGGCTCCATGGGCTCCAATCCCTGCAACGATATCCCCGCCATGGTGCGGGAATTCGGGAGCCGGGGGCGCATCCATTTCGGCCATGTGCGCAACATCAAGTTTACCGGGCCCGGCCAATTTGAGGAGGCGGCGCACTTCTCCGCCGACGGCAGCCTGGACCTGTACGAGATCATGAAGGCCTACTATGACATCGGCTTCGAGGGCTATATCCGGCCCGACCACGGACGTATGATCTGGGATGAGCAGGGCCGGGCGGGTTACGGCTTGTACGACCGGGCGCTGGGCGTGGCCTACCTCAGCGGCCTGTGGGAGGCCATTCAAAAGGACCACCGGTAACAGAGAGAGCACACCGCATTCGTGCGCGTCCCGGCATGCCGGCTGGTTTCGACGCCGGGTGCGGTGTTTTTCGTGTGTAAGAGCCCGTATGCACCTCCGTCCCGCGGCATCCAGGCGGGGTTTTCCCGCCATGCTGCGGGGACCCTGCCCGTCTCAGGAATACAGGTTCTAAATTTGCAGAAAAGAAGGTTGAGCGCATGGACCCCATTCTGAAACAAATTTCCAACGTCGGCATTGTGCCCGTGATCGCCATCGACGACGCTGAGAAGGCGGTGCCGCTGGCGAAGGCCCTGGTGGCTGGCGGCCTGCCCGTGGCGGAGGTGACGTTCCGCACCGCCGCAGCGGAGGAGGCAATGCGGGCGATCGTTCGGGAAGTGCCCGAGATGCTGGTGGGCGCGGGCACTGTCCTGACCTATGAGCAGGTGGACCGGGCGCTGGAGGCCGGGGCCAAGTTTATCGTCAGCCCCGGATTCAACCCGGACACCGTGCAGTATGTCCTCTCCAAGGGGGCGCTGATGGTGCCCGGCACCGCCACCCCCGGCGAGATGGAGCAGGCCATGTCCATGGGCCTGGAGGTGGTAAAGTTTTTCCCCGCCGAACAGAACGGGGGCGTGGCCAAGCTGAAGGCCATCGCCGGCCCCTATCGGGCGCTGAAATGGATGCCTACCGGCGGAGTCAACGCAAAGAATCTGATGGATTACCTGTCCTTTGACCAGATCGTGGCCTGCGGAGGCACCTGGATGGTGAAAAAGGAGCTCATCGAGGGAGAAAAGTGGGAGGAGATCACCCGCATGACCCGGGAAGCCGTGCGCACCATGCTGGGGTTCTCCCTGCATCACGTGGGCATCAACTGCGGCAGCGAGGCGGAGGCGGACCAGACGGCCAGGACGCTGTGCGCCATCTTTGGATTCGAGTATAAGATGGGCAACTCCTCCGTGCAGGCGCTGCCTGCGGCAGAGTGCACCAAGACGCCCGGCCCCGGCGTCCACGGCCACATCGCCATCGGCACCAACAGCGTGGACAGGGCGGTCTATCATCTGGGCCTTCAGGGCGTCAAGTGTCTGGAGGAGACCCGAAAGACCGACGGCAAGGGAAGGACCAAGGCCATCTATCTGGACGGAACCTTCGGCGGCTTTGCCATTCATCTGGTACAGAAATAAGGAGGCTCTCACTTATGAGCAAGCGTGTGGTAACATTCGGAGAGATTATGCTGCGGCTGGCGCCCAACGGATACTATCGGTTCTTCCAGGACGACCAGCTCCAGGCCACCTTTGGCGGCGGAGAGGCGAATGTGGCGGTATCCCTCGCCAACTACGGTCTGGACGCCGCCTTTGTCACCAAGCTGCCCGCCCATGCCATCGGACAGGGCGCGGTGAACGCGCTGCGGGGGCTGGGGGTGGACACCTCCGGGATCGTCCGCGGCGGGGAGCGCGTGGGCATCTATTTCCTGGAGAAGGGCGCCTCCCAGCGGGGCAGCGTTTGCATCTATGACCGGGCCCACTCGGCCATCCAGGAGGCGCAGCCCTCCGACTTTGACTGGGACGCCATCTTTGAAGGCGCGGACTGGTTCCACTTCACCGGGATCACGCCCGCCCTGGGCCCCAACCTGGTGGAAATTTGCAGGCAGGCCTGTGCCGCGGCAAAGCGGCACGGTGTGAAGGTCTCCTGCGACCTGAACTATCGGGGAAAGCTGTGGAGCCGGGAGCAGGCCCGCGCGGCGATGACCGAGCTCTGCCGGTATGTGGACGTCTGCATTTCCAACGAGGAGGACGCCAAGGATGTTTTCGGCATCGAGGCGGAAAACACCGACATCTACGGCGGCAAGCTGAACAAAGAGGGATATCAGTCCGTGGCCAAGCAGCTCGCCGACCGGTTCGGCTTTGAGAAGGTGGCCATCACGCTGCGCACCTCCATTTCCGCCAGCGACAACGACTGGGCGGGCATGCTGTATGACGGAAAGGAGTGCTGTTTCTCCAAGGAGTACCACCTGCACATCGTGGACCGGGTGGGCGGCG contains:
- the uxuA gene encoding mannonate dehydratase; this translates as MKMTFRWYGSQMDPIPLRYIKQIPNMSGVVSSLMDMPAGALWPTERIQALKQEVNDAGLELEVIESVNVHEDIKLGLPGRDEYIDNYCKTIERLGQAGVKVICYNFMPVFDWTRSDLFKPRADGATVLAYDQAVIDKITDPQDFADRIQQGAGEFEMAGWEPERMAEIKHLFAQYQSVSHEDLFRNLRYFLEAVIPVCERYDVKMAIHPDDPPWDIFGLPRICTNRDNVTRILSLVDSPCNGLTLCSGSMGSNPCNDIPAMVREFGSRGRIHFGHVRNIKFTGPGQFEEAAHFSADGSLDLYEIMKAYYDIGFEGYIRPDHGRMIWDEQGRAGYGLYDRALGVAYLSGLWEAIQKDHR
- a CDS encoding sugar kinase, with amino-acid sequence MSKRVVTFGEIMLRLAPNGYYRFFQDDQLQATFGGGEANVAVSLANYGLDAAFVTKLPAHAIGQGAVNALRGLGVDTSGIVRGGERVGIYFLEKGASQRGSVCIYDRAHSAIQEAQPSDFDWDAIFEGADWFHFTGITPALGPNLVEICRQACAAAKRHGVKVSCDLNYRGKLWSREQARAAMTELCRYVDVCISNEEDAKDVFGIEAENTDIYGGKLNKEGYQSVAKQLADRFGFEKVAITLRTSISASDNDWAGMLYDGKECCFSKEYHLHIVDRVGGGDSFGGGLIYALLSGKDSREAIEFAVAASALKHSIEGDFNRVTLAEVEKLAGGDGSGRVQR
- the eda gene encoding bifunctional 4-hydroxy-2-oxoglutarate aldolase/2-dehydro-3-deoxy-phosphogluconate aldolase; its protein translation is MDPILKQISNVGIVPVIAIDDAEKAVPLAKALVAGGLPVAEVTFRTAAAEEAMRAIVREVPEMLVGAGTVLTYEQVDRALEAGAKFIVSPGFNPDTVQYVLSKGALMVPGTATPGEMEQAMSMGLEVVKFFPAEQNGGVAKLKAIAGPYRALKWMPTGGVNAKNLMDYLSFDQIVACGGTWMVKKELIEGEKWEEITRMTREAVRTMLGFSLHHVGINCGSEAEADQTARTLCAIFGFEYKMGNSSVQALPAAECTKTPGPGVHGHIAIGTNSVDRAVYHLGLQGVKCLEETRKTDGKGRTKAIYLDGTFGGFAIHLVQK